In Malassezia japonica chromosome 2, complete sequence, one DNA window encodes the following:
- the MRPS16 gene encoding 37S ribosomal protein S16, mitochondrial (COG:J; EggNog:ENOG503P541), which produces MVVRLRLARHAAQPKRAEDRPGYNGEVIRSGIVAKPVLEKRMEWNEDRIKYWLNTGAQPTKSVFRLLYRAGLIPPEKLELFKGLYRPAAAAAPSASPQEGDAAAKAE; this is translated from the exons TCGCGAGGCACG cTGCTCAGCCAAAGCGCGCCGAAGATCGTCCTGGGTACAACGGCGAGGTGATTCGCTCTGGTATTGTGGCCAAGCCCGTGCTGGAGAAGCGAATGGAATGGAACGAGGATCGCATCAAATACTGGCTCAACACGGGCGCTCAGCCGACCAAGTCGGTCTTCCGCTTGCTGTACAGG GCTGGCCTCATTCCCCCCGAAAAGCTCGAACTCTTCAAGGGCTTGTACCGcccggccgcggctgcggcgccaAGCGCATCGCCTCAGGAGGGCGACGCTGCTGCCAAGGCGGAATAA